The window GTGATGCTGAGCGCGCCGCCATAGTTGAAGTCGAAGACCGAGCTGTATTGCTGGAAGATCAGCATCGAGAAGACGGTGATCCGCCCGCCGCTGAGCAGCGCCGGCGTGACATAGGCGCTGACCGCCAGCATGAAGACCATGACCGCGCCGGCCATTAGCCCCGGCAGGCTGAGCGGGAAGATGATCGTGCGGAAGGTGCCGGCCGGCGTCGCGCCGAGATCGGCGGAGGCGTGCTCCAGTGCCGGATCGACCTTGGCGAGCGCATTGCCGACGGCCAGCACGATGAAGGGCAGCAGGATGTAGACAAGGCCGATCAGGATGCCGAGCTCGGTGCCGAGGAAACGCATCGGCCGTTCGATCAGGCCGAGCCCGATCAGCCCGTCATTGACGAGGCCATTGCGCCCGAGCAGCACCATCCAGCCGAAGGAGCGGACGATGTTGCTGGTGAACAGCGGCACGACCAAAAGGATCACGCAGAACCGGCGCCAGGGCCTGAAGCGCACGGTACGGACGAGATACCAGGCGAGCGGGTAGCCGATCAGGACGCAGATGAGCGTGGTCAGCGCGCCGATGCGGAACGTCACCCAGAGCACGTCCCAGTGATAGCTGTCGGCGAGGATGCGCAGGTAATGGGCGAAGGTCGGCTGGCCGCCGGGCGTGGTCAGGCTGGCGATCAGGACGACCGCCATCGGCGCCAGGAAGAAGGCGACGAAGAACGCCGCCGGCAGGGCGCAGAGCAGCACGACCGGGCGCAGCGTCCGGCTCACGACGCATCCCCCGGCACGAGGCGCAGGTCCGGGAGGCGGATATTGGCGAAGACAGCCTGGCCCGCACTCAGGCCGGCCAGAGCGGACGGCGCGAGCCTGGCTGTCAGCACGGTTCCGCCGATGGTCAGCGCGACCGAGGCATGGCTGCCGACATGGACGATGTCGGAGAGGACGGCCGGCAGGGCGAGGCACCCGGCAACGGGCTCGGCCGAGACGAGGATATCCTCGGGCCGCAGCACGCCGATGAGTTCGCCTTGCGGTGCATCAGCGGTGGAAAGCGTAATCGCGCCGCCCAGCAGGGACAGGCTGCCATAGCCGCGCCGCTCGACCTCGAGCAGATTGGCGTCGCCGATGAAGTCGGCGGCGAAGCGGGTCGCCGGGCGGGCATAGATATCCTGGCCACGGCCGATCTGCTCGATGCGGCCGCGATTCATCAGCACGATCCGGTCGGCCATGCTCATCGCCTCGTCCTGGTCGTGCGTCACGAACAGGAAGGCGATGCCGAGCCGGTGCTGGATCTGCTTGAGCTCGCCCTGGACCTTCTTGCGCAGCTTGAGGTCGAGCGCGCTCAGCGGCTCGTCGAGCAGCAGCAATTGCGGCCGGTTGACGATGGCGCGCGCCAGAGCGACGCGCTGCTGCTGGCCGCCGGAGAGCTGGGCCGGCAGGCGCTCGCCGAAGCCGGCGAGGCCGACGAGTTCCAGCGCCTCGGCGGCGCGCTTTGCCGCCTCGTCCTTGGCGACGCCCTGCCGGCGCGGTCCATAGGCGACGTTGTCGGCGACGCTCATATGCGGGAAGAGCGCATAGTTCTGGAACACCGTGTTGAGCGGGCGCCGATAGGGCGGCAACCGCGTCACATCCTCGCCCGCCAGCCTGACGGTGCCGGCCTCCGGCGTCAGGAAGCCGGCGATGCAGCGCAGCAGCGTGGTCTTGCCGCAGCCCGACGGCCCGAGCAGGGCGATGAACTCGCCCTGCTCGACGGCAAGATCGATCGCCGTCAGGGCCGCTTGTCCGCCGAAATGCTTGGACAGGCCGTCAATGGCAAGGATCGGGGTGCTCATGCTGCGGCTCGTGGTGCTCGTGGCTGTTCGCTCACTTGCGGGCGATCTGACGGTTCCACTCGTCGACGACCCGCGAGCGCAACCCGTTGATCTCGGCCCAGTCGAACAATTGCAGGTTCTTGACCGAGCCTGTCTCGCCCCAGGGCAGCTTGCGCGCCGTCTCGGGCTTGACCGTAACGTTCTTCACGGACGGGCCGAGATAGAGCTTTTCGGCGAGGCACCCGGAGGCTTCCGGCGTCAGCGCCTGGTTGATGAACTTGGCGGCAGCCTCCTTCTTCGGCGTGCCCTTGACCAGATGCAGACGGGCATCGGTCGCCCAGGCGCCTTCCTTGGGCACGACGAAGCCGATCGGCAGGCCCTTGTCGGCGAGATCCCAGGCGCCGACGTTGAAATGAGCCCCGATGATCGCCTCGCCGCTCTGATAGGCATTGGTCGCGGCGCCCGAGGAATCGAAGAACAGGGCGGCTTTCAGCTCCTTGATCTTCTTGAAGGTTGGGGCGAGGTCGCCGGCCGGGCCGCCCCAGATCTTCGAGAGGAACATCACGAAAGGCACGCCCGAGGAGTTCGCCGGCGAAGGGATCGTGACCGCGTCCTCGAATTCCGGCTTCCAGAGGTCGTTCCAGGAGGTCGGCGCGGCCTTGACCTTCTGGGTGTTGTAGGTGAGCCCGAGCGAATAATAGCCGGTGCCGACGGCGTAGGTGGTCGCACCGCTCTTGTAGATCGCTTCCGGCAGCGTGTTGGCGAGGTTGGGGATCACCGCCGGGTCGAGATTGTCGGTCACCTCAGCGGCGAGCGCGAGCTCGCTGATGCCGCCATCCATCCAGGCGACGTCGATGGTCGGCGCGGCCTTCTGCTGCTGCAGCTTTGCCAGGGTGACAGTCGAGGTGCCGATCTCGGCATTCACGGCGATGCCGGTCGCCTTGGTGAAGGGCTCGGCGACGCAGGCCTTGAAGGCATCGCCCCAATTGCCGCCATACCAGGCGACCGTGATCGACGAGGGCTGCTGCGCCAGCGCCGGAGCGGTGAGCAGGGTGGTGGCGAGCATGGCCGTGGCCAGCCGGACGGTACGGGTCATCGTCGTTCTCCTCTGCCGAGCGTCTTTGCGCTTCTGCAGGACATGTTGACGCGCAGTGAGCGAAAGGCACTAGAATTCGCCGGCCCAAAATTTGAATAATCACGACATGAGCACCGCGCAGTTTCTTCACTCGGCGAGCGATCGGCCACATCCCGCGCCCGACCCCGTTTCGCGGCTGCGGATCGCCTTCGTCCTGCTCGACCAGTTCACGCTCGCCGCCTTCTCAGGCCTGATCGACGTGCTGCGGTTGGCGGCGGATCATGGCGGACGCAGTCGCCAGTTGCATGCGAGCTGGACCGTGATGAGCCTCGATGGCGAGCCGCGGCGTTCGAGCTGTGGCGTCTCGCTCTCGCCGAATGCAGCCCTGCTCGACCCGGCCGGATTCGACTATATCGCCGTCTGCGGCGGTAACGGCTATCTCAATGATGCCCTGCCTGAGAGCCTGCTCGGCTATCTGCGGCGCGCAGCAGCCTGCAATGTGCGCCTGCTCGGCATCTGCACCGGCACCTTCGCCATCGCCAAAGCGGGCCTCGTCGGTCCGCGCCGGGTCTGTGTGCACTGGAATGTGCTGGACGCCTTCAAGGAGCGGTTTCCCAAGGTCTCGGCGGGGGTGGAGCGCCTCTTCATCGACGAGGGCGACCTGATCACCTGCGCCGGCTCGACGGCAGCGATCGATCTCGGCCTCTATCTCGTCGCGCGCCATTGCGGCCGCGACAAGGCCCAGCAGGCGATGCGGCACATGATGCTGCAGGACATGCGCCCGGCCGAGATGCCGCAAGCGCATTTCTATGCCGAACTAGCACCCAATCTCGACGTCAGGGTCCAGCAGGCGGCGCAGTTCATCGAGCAGCGGCTCGACAATCCCCCGCCGATTGCCGCCGTGGCGCGCTATGTCGGCGTCAGCCCGCGCCAGCTCGAGCGCCTGTTCGGCGCCTCATTGGGCCAAAGCCCGGCGGCGTTCCAGCGTAAGCTGCGGCTGGAATATGCACGCTGGCTGATCCTGAACAGCAAGAGCTCGCTCACCGACATCGCCATGGGGGCGGGCTTCGCCGACAGCGCCCATCTCTCGCGCGACTTCAAAGCGGCGTTCGGAGAAACGCCGCGGTCTCTTCGCCAGAGTATCTAGGATTGGAAATCAACAGACGCAGGCTGCTTTTTGAATCAACGTCTGGTTTGCGGAACGCACTCAATGTCGGCAGTTGGCGCCGAGCGGCAGGGTAGGCTCGGCACGCATCCATACGTGCGGCCGAGTTCGTCGCCATTACTGCTATTGTCGGTGTGAATACCGGAAACGTCCCGGCAGAGCAGGAGCAGATTGTGACCGAGCGATTTGAACGACACCGCCAACCCTGGACACATGAGGAACTCGAGAAGCTGAAGTTGCTCGCCAGGAAGGGCATGGCACTGAAGGCGATTTCGAAGGCGATGACGCGCAGCGAGGAATCCATCAAAGACCGCGCCAAACTCGATGGCATCGGGATCGCCAAGCTCCGTTAGGCCGCGTTCACACTGCGGCCTTGGGGTGCAAAGCCGACGCCGGAGCGATGATGCAAGGTCCGTTCTTGGCGCATTTCGCCCGGGACGAAGACAAGCGTTTCTGATGCTGAGCTGACAAAGCTTGCGGCTGGAGGCCGAGGCCGCTCCAGTCCTTGGAGGGCTGGAGTGGTCGGCTGTCCCGTTGTCATCTGTCGAGCGGGAAGATCGGACGCCTGGCCCGCTGATAGGGCAGCTTGCTCAGATCCGGCGTGCAGAGCGCCCCGCTGTCGCAGACGATCACCTTGCCGGCGATCGGCTCGAAGGCGGCCCGGAAATGCTGCATCGATTTCAGTCCGACCACGCGCTTGGCGGCCGGATCGATGCCGAAGGCACGGAACTGCTGCAAATCGTTCATCTGGGCGCGAAGGGTGGTGACGAGGATGTCGATTCCGCCGACGCGCAGCACCGCGCACGGCCCCCAGCTGGCATGCAGGCCCCCTAGCATCGGGCCATCGCCGACATAGTCGCCGTCGCTGACGCTGACGAGCGTGCCGGTGAGCGAAAGCGGGCCGCCGCCTATCGTAGGATCGACCTTGCCGCCGAGCCTGACCGAGACCGTCGTGCCGGGCTTGCCCCGACGCAGCTCGGCTGCCGCCTCCGGGTCGACGATCGGGCCGAAGCAGGCGTCCTCGAGGTCAGCCGCGATCATGCCGCGCAGCAATTCGGTCGCGTCGCCATAGCCGCCACCGCCCGGGTTGTCGGCATAGTCGGCGATGATCAGCGGCCCCGAACTCCGGACATAGGACGCCGCCTCCGCGACCGCGTCCTCGACCGACAGGAAAGGCGTGATCACCTCGAAGCGGCGCTGCCACATATCCTCGGCGAGCGCGTCGGCGAAGGCGCGATGGCGCTCGAGATCCCCTTGGCAGGTGACGAGCACGGTCGGGCCGACTTCGGTGATGTCGGCATTGCCGAAACCGCCATTGACGCTGACGGCGAAGACGTCCGGCTCCTGCTCATAGGCCTTGGCCTTGGCGATGCGCTCGACCATCGGGCCGATATCCGTGCGCCCGCCATTGACCTCCTCGAGCATCGGCCGCTCGACGCGCAGTGTCACCGGCCTGATCTCGCCGGCGAGCGTGCGCTGCATGATGTCCGCAGCCAGCCGGCCGGTCTCGCGGACATCGACATGCGGATAGGTCTTGTAGGAGACGACGATGTCGGCGAGATCGGTCATCTTGCGGGTGACGTTGGCGTGCGGATCGAGCGTGATCCCGATCGGCACGTCCTTGCCGAGCACAGCGCGCAGCCGCTCCAGGAGCTCGCCCTCGCCGTCCTCGCAGAACTCGGTGACCATGGCACCGTGCAGGCCGAGCAGGACGCCGTCGATCGATCCGGCATGGGCCTTCGCCGCCTCGACGATCACGCCAGCGATGCGGTCATAGGCATCGCGCGTTACCGGGCCCGACGGCTGGGCGGAGGCGCTGATCGCATGGATCACCTGCCATCCGGCCGGGCGGCCGATATCGAGAAAGCCGGCGATCGACGTGTTGGCCTCCCCGCGCGCCGCAATCGCGGCCTCACCCAGGGCGAAGCCGCGATCCTGGAAGGCGGCATAGTCGGCCGGACACCGGCTGAAGGTGTTGCTCTCATGCGCGAACTCGGCGGTCAGCACAGTGAAGCTCATAGCGTTCCTCTCAGCAATTCTCGGACAAGGGTGATCAGCCGTCGCGCAGCGGCCGGCGGATATCGAGGGCTTCGATCAGCGCATCGCCGAACAGGTTGATGGCGATCACGGTCGTCGCGATGACGAGGCCGGGGAAGATGATGATCCAGGGCGCGATGAAGATCTGGGCTGTGCCGGAGCTCATCATCGCGCCCCAGGACGGGGTCGGCGGTTGGGCACCGAGGCCGAAGAAGCCGAGCGTCGCCTCGAGCACGATGGCATCGCCCGTCGCCAGCATCCCGGCGACGATGACCGGGGTCATCGCGTTCGGCAGGAGATGCAGGAAAAGGATGCGCGCCGGGCTCGCGCCGGCCGTCACCGCGGCGTCGACGAAGAGCTCGCCCCTGAGCGCCATGACCTGCGCTCGGGTCAAGCGCGTGAACTGGGCGAGATAAGCGATGGCGATGGCGATCGCGGTCGAATGCAGACCAGGCCCGAGGATCGCGATCAGGATCAGCGCCAGCAAGATTTCGGGGAAGGACCAGGTCAGGTCGACGACGACGGTGACGATACGGTCGAAGATCCCGCCGAAATAGCCAGCGGCGGCACCGAGCGTCGCCCCCGCGAGCATCGAGATTGCGATCGAGAGCACGCTGACGCTCAGCGAGGTGCGGGCGCCCTGGATGATGCGCGAGAGCAGGTCGCGCCCGAATTCGTCGGTGCCGAGCCAGTGCGCCGCTGAGGGCGGGGTGTTGGCGAGGCTGAGCTTCTGGGCCGCATAGTCATAAGGAGCGATCCAGGGCGCGAAAAGCGCGCAGAAGACGAGCCCGACCAGAAACAGGGCGCAGAGCGCGCCACGCGGCGAGCGCGCGAGACGGGCGGCGAGCGAGGAGCGGCTCATCTTGCCCCCATGGTTTCGCGCAGGCGCGGGTCGAGCGCCGCCTGGGCGAGGTCGCCGAGAAGCGTGCCGAGCATCACGGCGATGGCGAGCATGAGCAGGCAGCCCTGCACGAGCGGGTAGTCGCGCTGGCCGAGCGCCGTGATCAGCAGCGAGCCGAGGCCCGGCCGGGCGAAGACATATTCGACCGTGACCGCTCCGCCGAGTATCCAGCCGATGCGCAGGCCGAGGATGGTCATCACCGGCAGCATCGCCTGCTGCAGAACATGGCGGAGCTGGATGCGCCAGAACGACAGGCCCTTGGCCTGCAGAACCCGGACGAAGTCGCGACCGGCGATCTCGACCATGGCGGCGCGGGTGACACGGGCGATTAGCGCCGTGCCGCCGATGCCGATGGTCAGGGCCGGCAGCACGAGCGCATCCCAGCTGCGCGCGCCCGAGACCGGGAACCATTCGAACTGGACGGCAAAGGCGAGAATCATCAGCAGTGCCAGCCAGAAGCTCGGCAGCGTCGAGCCGAGCAGGATGAAGCCCATCACCACCCGGTCGAACAGGCTGTCGCGAAAGGAGGCTGCGAGCACGCCGGTGACGATGCCGACCGTGGTGGAGAAGATCAGCGCCGCGCCGCCGAGCGCGAGGCTGTGCGGCAGGTTCTCAGCGATCAACCGCGCCACCGGCTGGCGCATCACGATGGCGTCGCCGAGATCGCCGCCGACGACCTTGGCGAGCCAGCGCCCGTATTGCACGAGCAGCGGCTGGTCGAGGCCGTAGCGGGCGATCATCTGCGCCTGCTGCTCGGGCGAGGATCCGACCTGGATCAGATGCTCCAGCGGATCGCCCGGCACGAGGTGGACGATCATGAAGATCACCAGCGAGACGGCGAGGAAAACCGGCACGAGCATGGCGAGCCGCCGGATCGCGAAGCGCAGCAAGGGCTCCTCCCGGGTGCTTGCGTGAATCGGTCAGTTCGCCGGCGCGATGTCCAGCATCGTCGAGCTGTAGAGTCCCATGCCGCGGATCTTGTCCGGCATCGCGATGCGCTTGCCATAGGCGAGGCTCTGCACCGGCTGGTAGATCGGCGCGAACGGGTACTGCGACAGCACGTACTCATGATACCTGGTGAAGTTCGCGACGCGCTCGTCCCAGGTCTTCGACTTGTTCATGGCGATGTCGTTCAGGCGCTCGGCCTCGGGATCGTTGAACATCGAGACGTTCGGATAGCCCGCCCGCTTGGCGGCGAAGAACCAGTCGACGATGTCGGCATTGGTCCACTGATAGGCGCGGATCGCGAGCTGGTGGTCGGTCTTCTTGCGGTATTGCGCATTGATCGAGCCGGCATCGATGATGCTGATCTCGGCCTGCATGCCGACCGCCTTGAGCTGGGCCTGGACGATCTCGACGAGGCGCTTGAACTCGGTGCCGTTCTGGGTCCAGAGCTTGACCGTGAGGCGCTTGCCGTCCTTGACGCGGATGCCGTCCGCGCCCGGCTTCCAGCCGCCTCCCTCAAACAGCTTCTTCGCACGCTCGGGATCATAGGCGATCCTGAACTTCTGCTCGACCTGCGCCTCCTTCAGCGAGGAGATCAGGAACGTGTCGGCCGCGGCGCCGTTGCCGCCGTAGAGGCTGGCGAGGATTTCCTTCTGGTTGACGGCGAAGGCGGTGGCCTCGCGGACCTTGATGTCGGTGAAGGGTTCAACGCTGGTGTTGATCGGCATGTAGACCAACTCGTTGCCCGGGAAGGTCACGAGTTTCACCGACTTGTCGGCCTGGATGCGCGGCAGGAAGTCGGTTGGAACGTTGACCAGCATGTCGGCGCCGCCGGTCTTCAGTTCGAGATAGGCCGTCGATTCCTCGCCGATCTCGCGGAAGGTCAGTTTTTTGAACTTGGCCGGGCCCTGGTTCGTCGAAAGGCCTGCGGCCCAGGCATAGTCGTCATTGCGCACCAGCACGGTCTGCTGCCCGACGCTGAACTGCTGCATCTTGTAGGGGCCGGTGCCGATCGCCTCGGTCACGCCGAACTTGTCGCCGAGCGCCTCATAGGACTTGGGCTCGGGAATGCACATGAAGGAGCTGGCGAGGTTGAACAGCAGGTTCGGGTCGGGATGCTTCATGTGGAAGCGCACCGTCAAATCGTCGACGGCCTCGACCCGCTCGATCGCCTCGACGGTGAAGGCGTTCTCGCTGCCCTTGAACTGCGGCACCCACCAGGCGACGGTCTTGGCGTTGAACGGCTCGCCATTGTGGAACTTCACGCCGGGCTTCAGCTTGAAGGTCCATTGCATGCCGTCGGGGCTCGACTCCCATGAGCTGGCGAGCTGGCCATGGAAGCTCTGGTCGGCATCCTGCACCACCAGCCGGTCGAAGATCAGCGTCGTCGCGGTGTTGAGCTTGGTCGCCTTGATCGGATTATAGGTCGGCGCGCCGACGAGGCGCGCGGTCATCACGAAGGTCGCCTCCTGCGCAAGCGCCGTCGTCGTCGTGGCCAGGGCGGCAAGGCCCAGCGCCAGCATGCTCCCCTTCAATATCGTCCTCATCTCGCTTCCCCTTTTGTTTTGAGATGTTGCGAAAGGCTTGGATTGACTCAGCCCAGTGGCCCAGGACCGCCTCCGACATGTCCGGTGAAGCGGCCGTAGAGCTCCGCCATCCGGTTCAGGCGCGCTTCGACCTGCGGGCCGAGCTCGACGAAGACAGCATTGATCAGGAGGTTGCTGAGGCTCGCCATCTGAGCGGTCGAGTCCCAGAACAGGTTGAACTCGGTCGAGACGACCAGAACCTCGTCGACCAGTCCGCGCCCCCAATCGCAGAAGGCGTCGGTGACGAGAGTAGTGGGAATGCCGGCGTCCTTTGCCTGTTGGGCCAGGAGCTTGGCCATGCGCGAATAGCGGCGCGCCTCGAAGATCACGAGGCAGCGCTCCGCTTCATTCGAAAGCAGGAGCTCGGAAAAATTGCCGGCGGCGAGATCGACCAGATGCACGCCGTCCCGCAGATACTGGAGCTGGTTGGCGAGGTATTGCGCAAGGCCGCGCTCGGTCTGAAAACCGGTGACATAGACCGATGACGCGCTCGCCAGCCGGCGCGCGACGCGCCTCCACTCCTCGCTCTGGGCGAGCTCGTAGAGCCGAACGAGGCCGGCGATCTCCAGCTGGAGGCTGCGCGCCAACTGGTCGTCACCGGCGAGGCTGCGTTGCTGGAAATCACGCAGCCGGTCGCTGATCAGCCAGGGCCTGTCGCCGATCTCCTCGGCGAGGCTGCCCTTGAGATCCTTCAGGCTCTTGTAGCCGAGCGTGCGGCAGAAGCGCCCGACCGTCGGTTCGCTGACCGAGACCTTCTCGGCCAAGCTCGCCGCTGTCTCGAAGGGCAGGCTCGGCAGCTGCGCCAGCATGTAGCTCGCCAGCGTCTTGTCGGCCTTGGAGCCGGAAGCGAGGCAGGCCTGCAATCTCTGGCGAAGGGTCTGCGACATGGAGGCTCCCTGCAGCGGCATCATCAAGAAATTTTTCTTTCATAGTGTCAAAGGATTTTTATTTTCTTGCAAAGCTTCACCAGATGAGGCTCGCTGCGGACGTGCTCGTTTCGAGCTTTGGAGACGGGCTTGCCCAGGCGATGACGAGCGCAGGACGACAGGCCGATGTGATCGTGCTCGGGGCCGGCATCGTCGGCGTCAGCGTCGCCCTGCATCTGCAGGAGCGCGGTCGCAGCGTCCTCTTGGTCGACCGCGGCGAGCCCGGGGCCGAAACCAGCCATGGCAATGCCGGACTGATCGAGCGTTCCTCGGTCGTTCCCTATGCTTTCCCTCGCGATCTCCCGACGCTCGCCGCCTTCGCCTCGAACCGCTCGATCGCGGTACGCTATCGGCCTGCGGCATTGCTGCGGATGGCGCCCTGGCTGGCGCGCTATTGGTGGAACTCAGCTCCCGGTCGGCTCGACAGATCAGGGCGCGCCATCCTGCCCCTGATCGAGCGCTGCATCGACGAGCATCGGCACTGGAGCAAGGCAGCCGGAACCGAAGCGCTGATGCGCGGCGAGGGCTGGATCGAGCTTTATCGCAGCCGCCGCGGTCTTCAGCGAGCTGTAGAGGCCGCAAAGGAACTCGCGGCTCACGGTCTCGCCTACGACCTTCTCGACGAGGCGGCGCTTCGGGAACGCGAGCCGGGCCTGCTGCCGGGCGCGGTCGCCGGTGCCGTGCACTGGCGCGACCCGGTCACTGTCAGCGATCCAGGCGCGGTGACGCGAGCCTATGCCGCCCTTTTCACTGCGCGGGGAAGCCGGCTGCTCCGTGCAGATGCGGACGCCTTGCAGCAGGACGGCACGGGGTGGCGCCTCCCGACCGATGCCGGGGAATGGCGCGCGCCAGAGGCCGTCGTCGCCCTTGGACCGTGGTCGAACGATCTGTGCGAGCGGTTCGGCTATCGCTTTCCGCTCAGTTTCAAGCGCGGCTATCACATGCACTATGCGGTCGCCGATGGAGCGGTCCCGCAGCACCCGCTCTGTGACGTGCAAGCCGGTTTCGTGCTCAGCCGGATGCAGCGGGGCATTCGCTTGACCACCGGCATCGAGCTCGCCGGTCGCGATGAACCGTCGGATTCCTGGCAGCTCGACCAGGCGGAACAGATCGCGCGGCAAATCATGCCACTCGGCCCGCGTCTCGATGCCGAGCCCTGGCGCGGTGCGCGCCCCTGCCTGCCCGACATGCTGCCGATCATCGGCCAAGCGCCCCGGCATCGCAGCCTGTGGTTTGCATTCGGCCACGCCCATCACGGCTTTACCTTGGGGCCAGTCACCGGGCGACTTCTGGCGGATGCGATGACCGGTGCGCCGACCTTTTGTGATCTCAAGCCATTCGCCGCCGATCGCTTCTAGATCAGCCCCGGCACGACGTTGAGTTAGGACAGAATCGTCAGCGCGAGCTCTGTCTCAAATGTTGGATGAAAGCGCATTCCTGTCTGAACGAGAGTGTCTGCTTTCGGGCGTGATACCAATGTCCGCTGTTGGCGTGTTCACGACATCCGTCACGCCCATCTGAAGGCCGTTGCCGCCGCAGGGTCGGATGATACCGATCGTGTTCTTGAAAAGATTTGCACCACCGTCGATGATTTTTATGCCCGCGGGGCCATGCTGCGAGCCGACAACAAGCTCTACCACGACTTCTACCTCGTCCAGGCCAAGGAACCCAAGGAGCTGGACAAGCCCTGGCGTACTACAGGGTCGTAGAGAAGATCGCCGCCAAGGACGCGTACCGCCCTTTGAACGAAAGCGATTGTCCGCTCGCCTCGGGCAAATGACAGCGACGCTTTGCTCAGGGCGGGACGTTGTCACGCCTGGTCGCGCTGGCCGCGGCTCGCTCACTCCGTCGAGTCGAAGTCGTCCTCGCCGGTGCTGAGGAGTGCCGCCAGCGTGTGCAGGCCGATATGGAGCTGCTCCATGCTCGGTGTCGCCAGCGCCAGCCTGACGGCGTTCGGCGCATGGCCGGGCGTCACTGCGAAGGTGCTCGAGGGGGTCAAAGCGATGTCGCGCCGGGCGGCGGCCGCGACGAAGCTTTGCGAGCGCCAATGCGCCGGCAAGGTCAGCCAAAGATGATAGCAATTCTGGTTGGCCTGAATCTCGAAGCCGGAGAGGCGCTCGGCTGCGAGTTTCTGGCGCGCGCGGGCGTCGAGGCGCTTCAGCCTCGCAAGTTCGGCGATGGTCCCGTCGCTCATCATCCGCTGCGCGGCCGCGAAGGCGAAGCCCGACGCCGTCCAGCCTCCGGAGCGGACTGAGGCCTTGACGCTTTCCCGCAGGCGCAACGGCGTCACGATGAAGCCAAGCGTCAGGCCTGGCGCGACCTTCTTGGACAGGCTGTCGATGACGAGGCAGGAATCCGGCGCGAGCGCGGCGAGCGGCGGCTCATCTTCCAGGAAGCCGTAGACATTGTCCTCGATGATCGGAAGGCCGAGCGCCTCGACAACTCGGAGCAGATCGGCCCGGCGTGCTTGCGGCATCGTCATGCCCAGCGGATTCTGGACCGCCGGCTGGATGTAGAGGGCCGAGAGATGGGCCTCGCGATGCGCCTTTTGCACCGCGTCGGGCCGCATGCCGTTCTCGTCCATCGCCAGCGGCACCAGCGTGACCCCGAGCCGGGCGGCGATCCCCTTGATGAAAGGGTAGGTCAGGGCCTCGACGCCGCAGCGGCCACCGGTCGGCACGAGGGCGGCGAGCGCCGCAGCGACCGACTGGCGGCCATTGCCGGTGAAGACCAGTTGCTCAGGCGCGGGAGTCCAGCCGCCCTGTGACAGGAACGCGGCGCCAATGCTGCGAACCGCCG is drawn from Bosea sp. Tri-49 and contains these coding sequences:
- a CDS encoding aminotransferase-like domain-containing protein — translated: MSKSDYLKLADAIAADIADGRLKPGERLPPQRNFAYERRIAVSTASRVYAELLRRGLVVGEVGRGTFISGEARRGVAAPGEPSGTRIDLEFNYPILPKQVALIAKSLAGLDESAALDAALRQATSVGTPAVRSIGAAFLSQGGWTPAPEQLVFTGNGRQSVAAALAALVPTGGRCGVEALTYPFIKGIAARLGVTLVPLAMDENGMRPDAVQKAHREAHLSALYIQPAVQNPLGMTMPQARRADLLRVVEALGLPIIEDNVYGFLEDEPPLAALAPDSCLVIDSLSKKVAPGLTLGFIVTPLRLRESVKASVRSGGWTASGFAFAAAQRMMSDGTIAELARLKRLDARARQKLAAERLSGFEIQANQNCYHLWLTLPAHWRSQSFVAAAARRDIALTPSSTFAVTPGHAPNAVRLALATPSMEQLHIGLHTLAALLSTGEDDFDSTE
- a CDS encoding NAD(P)/FAD-dependent oxidoreductase, yielding MTSAGRQADVIVLGAGIVGVSVALHLQERGRSVLLVDRGEPGAETSHGNAGLIERSSVVPYAFPRDLPTLAAFASNRSIAVRYRPAALLRMAPWLARYWWNSAPGRLDRSGRAILPLIERCIDEHRHWSKAAGTEALMRGEGWIELYRSRRGLQRAVEAAKELAAHGLAYDLLDEAALREREPGLLPGAVAGAVHWRDPVTVSDPGAVTRAYAALFTARGSRLLRADADALQQDGTGWRLPTDAGEWRAPEAVVALGPWSNDLCERFGYRFPLSFKRGYHMHYAVADGAVPQHPLCDVQAGFVLSRMQRGIRLTTGIELAGRDEPSDSWQLDQAEQIARQIMPLGPRLDAEPWRGARPCLPDMLPIIGQAPRHRSLWFAFGHAHHGFTLGPVTGRLLADAMTGAPTFCDLKPFAADRF
- a CDS encoding MurR/RpiR family transcriptional regulator, with product MSQTLRQRLQACLASGSKADKTLASYMLAQLPSLPFETAASLAEKVSVSEPTVGRFCRTLGYKSLKDLKGSLAEEIGDRPWLISDRLRDFQQRSLAGDDQLARSLQLEIAGLVRLYELAQSEEWRRVARRLASASSVYVTGFQTERGLAQYLANQLQYLRDGVHLVDLAAGNFSELLLSNEAERCLVIFEARRYSRMAKLLAQQAKDAGIPTTLVTDAFCDWGRGLVDEVLVVSTEFNLFWDSTAQMASLSNLLINAVFVELGPQVEARLNRMAELYGRFTGHVGGGPGPLG
- a CDS encoding ABC transporter substrate-binding protein — encoded protein: MRTILKGSMLALGLAALATTTTALAQEATFVMTARLVGAPTYNPIKATKLNTATTLIFDRLVVQDADQSFHGQLASSWESSPDGMQWTFKLKPGVKFHNGEPFNAKTVAWWVPQFKGSENAFTVEAIERVEAVDDLTVRFHMKHPDPNLLFNLASSFMCIPEPKSYEALGDKFGVTEAIGTGPYKMQQFSVGQQTVLVRNDDYAWAAGLSTNQGPAKFKKLTFREIGEESTAYLELKTGGADMLVNVPTDFLPRIQADKSVKLVTFPGNELVYMPINTSVEPFTDIKVREATAFAVNQKEILASLYGGNGAAADTFLISSLKEAQVEQKFRIAYDPERAKKLFEGGGWKPGADGIRVKDGKRLTVKLWTQNGTEFKRLVEIVQAQLKAVGMQAEISIIDAGSINAQYRKKTDHQLAIRAYQWTNADIVDWFFAAKRAGYPNVSMFNDPEAERLNDIAMNKSKTWDERVANFTRYHEYVLSQYPFAPIYQPVQSLAYGKRIAMPDKIRGMGLYSSTMLDIAPAN